One stretch of Thermoprotei archaeon DNA includes these proteins:
- a CDS encoding uL15 family ribosomal protein, which translates to MSIRREKKIRKMRGSRTHGWGIQGQHRRSGRKGGRGKAGRKSGKHKWSWVLKYQPDYFGKHGFHPIPKGIARTINVGELDELVEILVNKGLAIKSEKGIEIDLTKLGINKMLGSGKVTKPLIIKGVEDASKLAEEKIIAAGGTIIKE; encoded by the coding sequence GTGAGCATAAGAAGAGAAAAAAAGATTCGAAAAATGAGAGGATCACGCACTCACGGATGGGGAATACAAGGCCAACATAGGAGATCCGGTAGAAAAGGTGGTAGAGGAAAAGCTGGAAGAAAAAGCGGAAAACATAAATGGTCATGGGTTCTAAAATACCAGCCAGACTACTTTGGAAAACACGGTTTTCATCCAATCCCTAAAGGTATAGCCAGAACAATAAATGTTGGAGAATTAGACGAATTAGTCGAAATATTGGTTAACAAAGGACTAGCTATTAAATCCGAAAAAGGTATTGAAATTGACCTTACAAAATTAGGAATTAACAAAATGCTAGGGTCAGGAAAAGTTACAAAACCTCTAATCATTAAAGGAGTTGAGGATGCAAGCAAATTAGCCGAAGAAAAAATAATAGCTGCAGGTGGAACTATAATAAAAGAATAA
- the secY gene encoding preprotein translocase subunit SecY, whose product MGALQILDPIIKRLPEVAKPSRPVSFKGKLAWTTIVLTVYLVMGQIPLYPLNYSTNPAFQGPQIALMSIVFASKIGTLMQLGVGPIVTAGLIMQLLVGSKLINMDLTDPTQKALFTGAQKLLAIVFAAFEATAYIFGGFFGAAPSGYSYPLFATLIFTQLFIAGILVIYLDEILEKGWGFGSAVSLFILAGITQQIFSELLNPISVGDGLAYGILWALGSSISNSTALHYIIIRGGSWPSIVGLITTIIVLIIVTYATGARVEIPIAYARYGGMRTKIPLQFLYVSNIPIILASALNANIIFFSQFLWRMYNPGNSNPILNLFFQFTYAPNATQPTPSGGLIYYMTPPRGLINAVSDPLHAVGYVVILALLSIIFAIAWVNTSGMDAHSQAENLVRSGIQIPGFRSSVQVIESMLNRYIPTLTWFSGLIVGLLAAFADILGALGTGMGILLAVGIINQFYQILAAQRLEEEYPAVARILGLR is encoded by the coding sequence TTGGGAGCTCTACAAATTTTAGATCCCATAATCAAACGATTACCAGAGGTAGCAAAACCTAGCAGACCAGTAAGTTTTAAAGGAAAGTTGGCATGGACAACAATAGTCCTTACAGTTTACCTAGTAATGGGACAAATACCATTGTATCCCTTAAACTATTCTACAAATCCAGCATTTCAAGGGCCACAAATTGCATTAATGAGTATAGTATTTGCATCGAAAATCGGCACTCTAATGCAATTAGGTGTAGGCCCAATAGTGACTGCAGGATTAATTATGCAGTTGCTAGTAGGCTCAAAACTCATTAACATGGATTTAACTGATCCCACACAAAAAGCCTTATTCACAGGAGCCCAAAAGCTCTTGGCAATAGTATTTGCTGCATTTGAAGCAACAGCTTATATTTTTGGAGGGTTCTTTGGCGCAGCCCCCTCAGGTTATTCATATCCACTTTTTGCTACACTTATTTTCACACAACTCTTTATCGCCGGTATATTAGTAATATATCTGGATGAAATCCTTGAGAAGGGTTGGGGTTTTGGGAGTGCAGTTAGTCTCTTTATATTAGCTGGAATAACGCAGCAGATTTTCAGCGAATTATTAAATCCAATATCTGTTGGTGATGGTCTTGCTTATGGCATTCTCTGGGCATTAGGATCTAGTATATCAAATAGTACAGCACTTCACTATATTATCATACGCGGTGGATCATGGCCGTCAATTGTAGGATTAATAACTACAATTATAGTTTTAATAATAGTAACTTATGCGACCGGAGCAAGAGTTGAAATCCCAATAGCCTATGCTAGATATGGTGGAATGAGAACAAAAATACCGCTCCAATTTCTTTATGTGTCTAACATACCTATAATACTTGCGTCAGCACTAAACGCAAATATCATATTCTTCTCACAATTTTTATGGAGAATGTATAATCCAGGAAATAGTAACCCAATACTCAATCTGTTTTTCCAATTCACATACGCACCAAATGCAACACAACCAACACCATCAGGAGGCCTTATATATTATATGACACCACCAAGAGGACTTATTAACGCTGTATCAGATCCGTTGCATGCTGTTGGATATGTTGTTATATTGGCATTATTATCTATAATATTTGCAATAGCATGGGTAAATACATCTGGTATGGATGCGCACAGTCAAGCCGAAAACCTAGTTCGTTCTGGAATACAAATACCAGGGTTCAGATCAAGTGTACAAGTTATTGAAAGCATGTTAAACCGCTATATACCAACCCTCACATGGTTCAGCGGTCTCATAGTAGGATTATTAGCAGCTTTCGCTGATATACTCGGAGCCTTAGGTACTGGAATGGGAATATTACTTGCAGTAGGTATTATAAACCAGTTCTATCAAATACTAGCAGCACAAAGATTAGAGGAAGAATATCCCGCAGTGGCTAGAATATTAGGATTAAGGTGA
- a CDS encoding EMC3/TMCO1 family protein: MYPLILESVSDYIKGILGIWAHPPLASIIVLLLATLIPLISYSITRMVVGDINKYKLLQREIMSLNREIQEELRKVRDPKLIPKKKMERLNELQAKVFKYSMMNMIIMLPIFWIIWIIFSNIFGVEPMVYFPLLNAVLPFYWWYMICAFGIGAIIYKLLGLQPP, translated from the coding sequence ATGTATCCTTTAATACTTGAAAGCGTTTCTGATTATATTAAAGGCATCTTAGGAATATGGGCGCACCCACCATTAGCATCAATAATAGTGCTTTTACTTGCTACATTAATACCATTGATATCATACTCGATAACCAGAATGGTCGTAGGGGACATAAATAAATACAAACTGCTTCAAAGAGAAATCATGTCTCTCAATAGAGAGATACAAGAAGAATTAAGAAAAGTTAGGGATCCTAAATTAATCCCAAAAAAGAAAATGGAACGATTAAATGAATTACAAGCCAAAGTATTTAAATATTCCATGATGAACATGATCATCATGTTACCAATCTTCTGGATAATATGGATAATATTTTCAAATATATTTGGCGTTGAACCAATGGTATACTTCCCGCTTCTTAACGCAGTTCTTCCGTTCTATTGGTGGTACATGATCTGTGCATTTGGAATAGGAGCAATCATTTATAAGTTACTTGGTTTACAACCACCATAG
- a CDS encoding 50S ribosomal protein L34e, whose product MPRPALRTHSRAKVKVRTPSGKTSLHVRPRNTEKARCIICNKPLHGTHVSLKARKMALSEKRPSRPYGGYICSTCLSNLISAKVRASY is encoded by the coding sequence TTGCCCAGGCCAGCGTTAAGAACACATTCAAGAGCAAAGGTTAAAGTAAGAACTCCAAGTGGAAAAACTTCACTACACGTTAGACCAAGAAACACTGAGAAAGCTCGATGTATAATTTGTAATAAACCTTTACACGGAACACATGTCAGTTTAAAAGCTAGAAAAATGGCCTTAAGCGAGAAAAGGCCTAGCAGACCTTATGGCGGATATATTTGCTCAACGTGTTTAAGTAATCTGATTTCTGCCAAAGTAAGAGCATCTTACTGA
- a CDS encoding AAA family ATPase, which produces MQPLVIAVSGPPGSGKSTYAQTIAYKFNLKYFSAGAIFRQIAKEMSVTFAELHQIAMSNFDIDKRVDETVISEAKKGNIVIDSHLGAWLLKDIADIKIYVTAPLEIRIARISKRDNISIEDAKKIVKHREEINAKRFKMFYNIDINDLSIFDLMINTALWNEEFIASTLISAIKNLNKIRA; this is translated from the coding sequence ATGCAGCCATTAGTTATTGCAGTTAGCGGGCCTCCAGGTTCGGGAAAATCAACCTATGCACAAACTATAGCTTATAAATTTAACTTAAAATATTTTTCTGCAGGAGCAATCTTCAGACAAATCGCTAAAGAAATGAGCGTAACATTCGCAGAATTGCATCAGATTGCTATGTCAAATTTTGACATTGATAAAAGAGTTGATGAGACAGTAATTAGTGAAGCAAAGAAAGGAAACATTGTTATAGATTCTCACTTGGGTGCATGGTTACTAAAAGACATCGCTGATATTAAAATATACGTTACGGCACCATTAGAGATTAGGATCGCAAGAATTAGTAAAAGGGATAATATAAGCATAGAAGATGCGAAAAAAATAGTAAAACATCGAGAAGAAATAAATGCAAAACGTTTTAAGATGTTCTATAACATTGATATAAATGATCTATCTATCTTCGATCTAATGATAAATACCGCACTATGGAATGAAGAATTCATAGCATCAACATTGATAAGTGCTATAAAAAATCTAAACAAAATAAGAGCATAG
- a CDS encoding 50S ribosomal protein L14e, whose amino-acid sequence MPIINVGSICVKNRGREAGRKCVVIDIIDENFVYITGPKSLTGVRRRKANVKHLEVTQLKIDIKRRATDEEVLKALESAKLIDEMKTPIKVG is encoded by the coding sequence ATGCCTATAATAAATGTAGGATCAATCTGTGTAAAAAATAGAGGAAGAGAGGCTGGTCGAAAGTGCGTAGTAATAGATATAATAGATGAAAACTTTGTTTACATTACTGGTCCAAAAAGTCTTACAGGTGTAAGGAGAAGAAAAGCTAACGTAAAACATTTAGAAGTTACGCAATTGAAAATAGATATAAAAAGAAGAGCTACTGATGAAGAAGTACTAAAAGCATTAGAATCGGCAAAATTAATTGATGAAATGAAAACTCCTATTAAGGTTGGTTAA
- a CDS encoding tRNA pseudouridine synthase A, with amino-acid sequence MKYIERILSEADIVKAKEPDRGFGISPYERPIEEYLLKGFILLDKPRGPSSHEVVAWIKKIMNIKAGHGGTLEQEKAGKPQSVRYTSYRSWKRHKTS; translated from the coding sequence ATGAAATACATCGAAAGAATTCTCAGTGAAGCAGATATTGTAAAAGCAAAAGAACCTGATAGAGGATTTGGAATATCGCCATATGAACGCCCTATCGAAGAATATTTATTAAAAGGTTTCATACTTTTAGACAAACCAAGGGGTCCCTCAAGTCATGAAGTAGTAGCATGGATAAAAAAGATAATGAACATTAAAGCCGGACACGGGGGAACCCTAGAGCAGGAAAAAGCGGGGAAACCCCAAAGTGTCCGGTATACTTCCTATAGGTCTTGGAAAAGGCACAAAACTAGTTAA
- a CDS encoding RNA-guided pseudouridylation complex pseudouridine synthase subunit Cbf5, which translates to MSGILPIGLGKGTKLVKVLSNSGKEYVCLARLHGDVDENEIRKVINLFKGKIYQRPPVRSSVKRILRTRTIYSIDILEIKERNVLLRVKCEAGTYMRKLCYDIGEILGVGAHMDELRRTGVGHFNENDERLVTLHEVLGAYTLWKEQKYEDELRRVVRPMEEIVTNFPPIIIRDSAVDAIAHGASLAAPGILTISSKINRDSVTALYTKKGELVAIAKALYSAKEIVEMESGLVAKPLRIFMEAGKYPSWKSD; encoded by the coding sequence GTGTCCGGTATACTTCCTATAGGTCTTGGAAAAGGCACAAAACTAGTTAAAGTATTATCAAATAGTGGTAAAGAGTATGTATGTCTTGCAAGACTCCATGGTGATGTAGATGAGAATGAGATCAGGAAAGTCATCAACCTATTCAAAGGAAAAATTTATCAACGTCCGCCAGTCAGATCGTCAGTAAAAAGGATCCTCCGCACTAGGACCATATATTCTATCGACATATTAGAAATAAAAGAGAGGAATGTACTCTTGAGAGTCAAATGTGAGGCAGGAACATACATGAGAAAACTATGCTATGATATAGGAGAAATACTGGGAGTTGGTGCCCACATGGATGAATTAAGGAGAACAGGAGTAGGACATTTTAATGAAAACGATGAAAGATTGGTTACACTCCATGAAGTATTAGGAGCTTACACGCTTTGGAAAGAGCAGAAATATGAAGACGAGCTTAGAAGAGTTGTGAGGCCAATGGAAGAAATAGTAACTAACTTTCCACCAATAATAATTAGAGACAGTGCAGTAGATGCGATAGCGCATGGTGCAAGCTTAGCAGCACCAGGAATTCTAACAATCAGTAGTAAAATAAATCGTGATAGTGTAACAGCATTATATACAAAAAAAGGAGAATTAGTAGCCATAGCAAAAGCACTATATTCAGCAAAAGAAATAGTTGAAATGGAATCAGGATTAGTAGCAAAACCTCTTAGAATTTTTATGGAAGCAGGAAAATATCCATCATGGAAGTCCGATTAA
- a CDS encoding FAD/NAD(P)-binding oxidoreductase: MKNILVLGAGVGGSIVANNLAYRLSDDIRNNRIKITVIDKADVHYYQPGFLFIALSLMTPKEIMKPVKSVLTPNVNFIKDEISKIDLNNRSVFTVSGKQLNYDYLVISTGARLDLESVPGIKETDHFYSLEAALKLRDKISKFKNGNIVVTIGGLPYKCPPAPLEMTFMIDSYFRKLGIRDKVSITYAYPLPRVFTIQNVAETAGELLESRGVKTSLMFNVESIDPEKKEIKSMEGETLKYDLAIVVPPHKGSEVIEKSGIGDDEGWIQTDKYTLNIKGYDDAYAIGDATNIPTSKAGSVADFEASTVAARIVDDLQGIEPNKVYDGKTICFMVTGIGEGTLLVFDYNTMPNPPPPSFACYWTKLAYNKLYWSLTVKSILPGMGW, encoded by the coding sequence ATGAAAAATATTCTGGTACTAGGAGCTGGAGTTGGGGGATCCATAGTTGCGAACAATTTGGCATATAGGCTTTCAGATGATATTCGAAACAATAGGATAAAAATTACTGTCATAGATAAAGCTGATGTTCATTATTATCAACCAGGTTTTCTTTTCATCGCACTAAGTCTGATGACACCTAAAGAGATTATGAAACCAGTAAAAAGTGTTCTAACACCTAACGTAAACTTTATTAAGGATGAAATAAGTAAAATCGATTTAAATAATAGATCAGTCTTCACAGTGTCAGGCAAACAATTAAATTATGATTACTTAGTAATATCAACAGGAGCGCGTCTAGACTTAGAATCGGTACCTGGCATTAAAGAAACTGATCACTTCTATTCTCTAGAAGCAGCATTAAAACTTAGAGATAAAATATCTAAATTTAAAAATGGAAATATAGTAGTGACAATAGGCGGATTACCTTATAAATGTCCTCCAGCACCATTAGAAATGACTTTTATGATAGATAGCTACTTTAGAAAACTTGGAATAAGAGATAAAGTTAGCATTACTTATGCGTATCCATTACCAAGAGTATTCACAATACAGAATGTTGCCGAAACAGCGGGTGAATTGTTAGAATCTAGAGGAGTAAAAACTTCATTAATGTTTAACGTAGAATCAATAGACCCAGAGAAAAAAGAAATAAAATCCATGGAAGGAGAAACATTGAAATATGATCTTGCAATAGTTGTGCCACCTCATAAAGGTTCTGAAGTAATAGAGAAATCCGGAATTGGTGATGATGAGGGATGGATACAGACTGATAAATACACACTTAACATAAAAGGTTACGATGACGCATATGCAATAGGTGATGCAACAAATATTCCAACTTCCAAAGCTGGATCTGTAGCTGATTTTGAGGCATCAACTGTTGCCGCTAGAATAGTAGATGATCTACAAGGTATAGAACCTAATAAAGTATATGATGGAAAAACTATATGCTTTATGGTAACCGGAATTGGTGAAGGAACTCTACTGGTATTTGATTATAATACAATGCCTAACCCACCCCCTCCATCATTTGCATGTTATTGGACAAAGTTAGCATATAACAAGCTTTATTGGAGTTTAACTGTTAAATCTATATTACCAGGCATGGGGTGGTAA
- a CDS encoding DUF1641 domain-containing protein, which yields MASQPEHNDIEKLAEILSKQENIEAVTNLINSLPTIQYTISKLEELKRTGSLDVIFNLLCLTAQLRNLLTDEMIAGGAEALSTALELLSKVKSPAIEKIFSTLTDHPSELEETIKNAQPVKGVLGLMKALRDPDVQQGLGVIIAFLKYFGKYAKEELSEK from the coding sequence ATGGCATCTCAACCTGAACATAATGATATAGAAAAACTAGCAGAGATTCTATCAAAACAAGAGAACATAGAAGCCGTGACAAACCTCATTAACAGTTTACCAACAATACAATATACTATATCAAAACTGGAGGAATTAAAAAGAACAGGTTCACTAGATGTAATATTTAACTTACTTTGCCTTACTGCACAACTCAGAAACTTACTAACTGATGAAATGATAGCAGGCGGAGCTGAAGCACTTTCTACAGCTTTAGAATTATTATCGAAAGTAAAATCCCCAGCAATAGAAAAAATATTTTCAACATTAACAGATCATCCGAGCGAGCTTGAAGAGACAATTAAAAATGCACAGCCAGTCAAAGGAGTTTTAGGTTTAATGAAAGCACTTAGAGATCCTGATGTTCAACAAGGTCTCGGAGTCATAATAGCATTCTTAAAGTATTTCGGAAAATATGCAAAAGAAGAACTATCTGAAAAGTAA
- a CDS encoding cation-efflux pump — protein sequence MQVAFVSLLATLFLVSIKVLAYLFTGSLSILAESLHSSLDLLSTVITLYAVSIASKPPDIEHMYGHGKAENLGGLAEALLLIITSFWVIYEGFQRIFSGAAVEFSGVAALVMVISLIIDYSRSKTLYNVAKKYESQALEADALHYFSDLFSSGTVLIIILYAILMHPDERSLVFLDSATAILISVYFSRASYTLSKRAIDELMDRSPKELIENIKGIINEQDVKIKNLRARKSGSRVFIDMVIITPPDLDIEAAHTITEKIEKTIKSKYNKLNIDIIIHVEPWTEETIINKQLKKKIIEHTRSISGVLNVNDVNVSYYNNKFDVRLHIEMDPNLNISESHKIATKVEESIKHNIDNIRNVIVHVEPYYKIHKKEPHNILYEVFYSHPEISSKIKLKSATYSVVGSKRFMDITCVINKNISVEEAHDLVTRLENYFIDAIGNNIKVTIHIEPESEK from the coding sequence ATGCAGGTTGCTTTTGTATCATTGTTAGCTACATTATTTCTTGTTAGTATTAAGGTTTTAGCTTATTTATTTACGGGAAGTTTAAGTATTCTCGCTGAATCTCTTCATTCATCGTTGGACTTACTATCAACGGTCATTACACTTTATGCTGTAAGTATTGCTTCTAAGCCACCTGATATTGAGCATATGTATGGTCATGGAAAAGCTGAGAATCTTGGTGGATTGGCTGAGGCTTTGTTATTAATCATTACAAGTTTTTGGGTGATTTATGAGGGATTTCAAAGAATTTTCAGCGGTGCTGCTGTTGAGTTTTCTGGGGTTGCCGCATTGGTTATGGTTATTTCTCTTATTATAGATTATTCTAGATCAAAAACCTTATATAATGTTGCTAAAAAATATGAAAGTCAAGCTCTTGAAGCTGATGCATTACATTATTTTAGTGATTTATTTAGCTCAGGAACTGTACTTATAATTATTTTGTATGCTATACTTATGCATCCTGACGAGAGAAGCTTAGTGTTTTTGGATTCTGCTACTGCAATATTAATATCTGTTTATTTTTCTCGCGCAAGTTATACATTAAGTAAACGAGCAATCGATGAGTTGATGGATAGGAGTCCTAAAGAGTTAATAGAAAATATTAAAGGTATTATTAATGAACAGGATGTTAAGATAAAAAATCTAAGAGCGCGCAAATCTGGGAGTAGAGTTTTTATTGATATGGTTATCATAACACCTCCTGATTTAGATATTGAGGCTGCTCACACTATTACTGAGAAAATAGAAAAGACAATAAAAAGCAAATACAATAAATTAAATATTGATATAATAATACATGTAGAACCGTGGACAGAAGAAACGATAATTAATAAACAATTAAAGAAAAAAATTATAGAACACACACGAAGTATTAGCGGAGTTTTAAATGTTAACGATGTAAATGTAAGCTATTACAATAATAAATTTGATGTGAGATTACATATAGAAATGGACCCTAACTTGAATATAAGCGAATCTCATAAGATAGCTACAAAAGTAGAAGAATCAATAAAGCATAACATTGATAATATTAGAAATGTTATAGTCCACGTTGAACCGTACTATAAAATACATAAAAAAGAGCCTCACAATATACTTTATGAGGTCTTTTACAGCCATCCAGAAATATCATCTAAAATTAAATTAAAATCCGCCACATACTCTGTAGTTGGCTCGAAACGCTTTATGGACATTACATGCGTAATCAATAAAAACATTAGTGTTGAGGAGGCTCATGACTTGGTCACTAGATTAGAAAATTATTTTATTGATGCCATTGGTAATAATATAAAAGTCACAATTCATATTGAACCAGAGAGTGAAAAATAA